In Candidatus Polarisedimenticolia bacterium, the genomic window CCTCCGGCTTCTTCCCGGGATCAGGAAGAGAATCCACACGCTCCTCCAGGCACTCTCCGAGCGTCCCGAGCGCTCCGTCGCTCCGGCCGGGCGACCGGGAGGCCGCGCCACGCCGACCGCGGCGGCCCTGCCAGACCGCGTCGAAGCCGTGGCGCGCGCCGCCAGGCTGGCAGGAGACGGCGACCCTGAATCGATGCACCGGCTGCGCATCGCCATCAAGCGCTATCGGTACGTGCTCGAGGTCCTTTCGGAAGCCGGCGCCCCCGCGCTGCAACCGTCGATCCACAGGGCCCGGGCACTGCAGCGCGAGCTCGGCCGCCTGCACGATCTCGACATCCTCATCGAATGGGTGCGCGGCGCCGCGCGCGTTCCGGCCGCCTCGGCCTTCCCGCGCCGGCTCGTCCGCCTGCGCGGCCGCCAGGCGGCGAAGGTGCAGCGCCGGCTGGCGCGCTTCCGTCCCGCCGGCGTGAGCGGGGCCCGGAGGACGGCGGCATGAAACCGGCCGTTCTCGGCGTCGTGGACATCGGCTCCAACACGATTCGCTCGCTGATCGTCGAGGCCCTGCCGGATGGGGCGTGGCGCGTCCTGGACGACGAGCGCGAGATGGCCCGGCTGGCAGCCGGACTGACCCGGCAGGGGCGGCTGACCCGCGAGGCGATGCGGCGCGCCGTGGCGGCGCTCAAGAGGATGGCGGAAATCGCCCGAGCGCGGGGCGTCGAGCGCCTGGTGGTCGTCGCGACGAGCGCCATCCGGAACGCCGCCAATCGCCGGCAGTTCGTGGACCGGGTCCGGGCCGAGACGGGGGTGCGCGTGCGCGTCATCTCGGAGGAGGAGGAGGCCGAGCTGGCGTTCGAGAGCGCGACGCGCAGCTTCGACCTCGCGGACCGCCCCTGCGCCGTGGCCGACGTCGGCGGCGGCAGCTCCGAGGTGATCCTCGCCCTGGGCAGCCACATCCAGCAGGTCCACTCGCTGCGCCTCGGGTCGGTGGCCCTGACGGAGGACTTCCTGCGGTCGGACCCGGTCAGGCGGCGGGAGTTCAAGGCGATGCGACGGGAGGTCCGCCGGCGCATCGAGGCCTC contains:
- a CDS encoding CHAD domain-containing protein, encoding MNRRGDRAPDGGADLARQILAARGADVVEARRRVSRRGSDASIHDLRVATRRLQAALEVFGPRLPERPLRRLDRRARRIRRQLGQARNARVLRTLLRRLRVPQDGDESRLVTALVRRLDRPARQGRRDLRLLPGIRKRIHTLLQALSERPERSVAPAGRPGGRATPTAAALPDRVEAVARAARLAGDGDPESMHRLRIAIKRYRYVLEVLSEAGAPALQPSIHRARALQRELGRLHDLDILIEWVRGAARVPAASAFPRRLVRLRGRQAAKVQRRLARFRPAGVSGARRTAA